The sequence below is a genomic window from Neoarius graeffei isolate fNeoGra1 chromosome 4, fNeoGra1.pri, whole genome shotgun sequence.
aatacagaaaaccctatgaatgagtaggtgtgtgttcaaacttttgacaagtACTCTATATATTCAAATTACACTTATATattcagaaatctcatctcattatctctagccgctttatcctgttctacagggtcgtaggcaagctggagcctatccgagctgactacgggcgaaaggcggggtacaccctggacaagtcgccaggtcatcacagggctgacacatagacacagacaaccattcacactcacattcacacctacggtcaatttagagtcaccagttaacctaacctgcatgtctttggactgtgggggaaaccggagcacccggaggaaacccacacggacacggggagaacatgcaaactccgcacagaaaggccctcatcagccacggggctcgaacccggaccttcttgctgtgaggcgacagtgctaaccactacaccactgtgccacccactatatatatatatatatatatatatatatatattctcatctcattatctcatctcatctcattatctctagccgctttatcctgttctacagggtcgcaggcaagctggagcctatcccagctgactatgggcgaaaggcggggtacaccctggacaagtcgccaggtcatcacagggctgacacatagacacagacaaccattcacactcacattcacacctacggtcaatttagagtcaccagttaacctaacctgcatgtctttggactgtgggggaaaccggagcacccggaggaaacccacacggacaacatgcaaactccgcacagaaaggccctcgtcagccacggggctcgaacccggaccttcttgctgtgaggcgacagcgctaaccactacaccaccatgccacctattcAGAAATCATATTTAACATTCAGCTTTATATTCATATGTCTCCTGTTTGGCCCCtcgtaatacaaccctgattacaaaaaaattgggacacagTATAAAATGtaactaaaaacagaatgcagaacTTCAGCAATTAGtgccctcagttcccaaatgctttctgagtgttgttaaaagtaaaggtagCACAGTAGCAATAAAcattcccctgtcccaacttttttggattgtGTCGTAGGCATCattttcagaatgagtgtatatttacaaaaagcaatcaagtgtatcagtttgaacatcaaatatcttgtctttgtaaactattcaattgaatataggttgaaaaggatttgcaaatcattgcattctgtttttatttacactttacacagcttcccaacttttttggaatcaggattgTATGTGTAAATCTTTTCACTTTCTATAAGTTACAAATGACTGTTACAAATCACTAACATTGGAAACTTCTTCCATAACTGTTaattaaatgtctccttacagCAACATCACCATATCAACTATATGCCTTTGTaaattactatagaaatgataatgtataaAGTATTAGTATCAACTGGCGAGTTGAATTACAGCTGCCAGtaccatcagagctgctgttagagaaaattaatcaacacattctgaccaatcagaacactGCTGTGGTATAACATCTGCATGGAAGTACAACTTTTCTGTGATATTTAGGTACTTCATACAGGAGTACCTTCTCCTCCACAAAGAGCTTGAGACCCATCTTCTCCAGGCCTGCATGGAAGTATTCTGCCACATCTTTGTGTCGCTTCCATGACTTTTCAAGACCCTAGAAAAGCCAAGATATGTATAGATTAgattgaactttattgatccctttgggcgggttccctcagggaaattaaaattccagtagcatcattacaggataaacagagaatagaaatagagaaaaaacttctagataaattaaattaaattaggtatttgcatatacaaatataaaaaaagaataagaataaggtatggggaaggggggaattATATTAAGTATAATTAAATTAAGTATAATTTAGTTACTAAAGTTTGCCTGTGCATTTGTACATCTTTTAACTTGtcagaaaaagaaacaacaataataataggcctagtgttattttgtgtgtgtgtgtgtgtcattcttGTTGTAGTATTACTACACAGTATCGTCATTACAGTGATGGGCATATGACAAAGGTAATTCTCACCATTTCTGCAAGTATGGCAAGACCTTCTCTCAGACTGTAGAAAGCAGTTATAGGTCCAGTGTGATGATAACTAAAAAAACAGCATAAGTATTCTATATCATCTATGGAATAGTAGAGGTACTTGTATTTAATAGAGTAACTTTAATCGAGGTAAAGCATGGaggtatttatctcatctcatctcattatttctagccgctttatccttctacagggttgcaggcaagctggagcctatcccagctgactacgggcgaaaggcggggtacaccctggacaagtcgccaggtcatcacagggctgacacatagacacagacaaccattcacactcacattcacacctacggtcaatttagagtcaccagttaacctaacctgcatgtctttggactgtgggggaaaccggagcacccggaggaaacccacgcggacacggggagaacatgcaaactccacacagaaaggccctcgccggccccggggctcgaacccaggaccttcttgctgtgaggcgacagcgctaaccactacaccaccgtaccgccccggaGGTATTTATAAGAAACCTATTTCTAATAAATTGCACATGGCCCAAGCTACCACTATGCTCATTTTCAATGTCTGTCTTCACTTAGCAAAGCACTAGAACTACTAccatgtacactatatggccaaaagtttgtaggCACCTGACCATCATACTCGTATGTgcctgttgaacatcccatttcagATTTAATCCCCCTTTACTATTATAATAGCCTCCACTCTTCTGTGAAGGCTTTCCACCAGGTTTTGGAGAATGGCTGtgtggatttgtgctcattcagccacaagagcgttagtgagatcaggcactgatgttgggtgaggagtccTGGGGtgtagtcagtgttccagttcatcccaaaggcatTCAGTGggtttgaggtcagggctctgtgcaggacactttaaTTCTTCAGCTGCAAACATGGCAAAACATggtcatggaccttgctttgtgataTGCTGAAACAGTCTGAGCCCCTTAGGTTTAGTGAAGTGAAACTGTAATGCAACACCATACAAACACATTGTGGACAAttctgtacttccaactttgtggcaacagtttgggaaaggcccacatatgggtgtaATGATTAGGCATCTACAAACctttgaccatatagtgtatatGTATATAAGGTATGTTTTTTTGTACTGGGGTTAAACTATGGCCGAGGACACAGTGATGCTCTACTTCTTTCATGGATGCAGTGACCACGGGGCACTGTTCTAgatcttttggaaaaaaaatataaaatattctgGCAAAGTGAAATTGTTAAACAAGCAAAATGAACACATTTTCTTTACTATGAAACCAGTGTTAAAAATGGCTTTGACTGAATTCACTCATGAGCTGCATGATGCTCAGCAGGTAGCCAAGGTCCCTAGTTTGAGCCCAAGCTCCAGTTACTGTATGTGTGGAGTTttatatgttctccccatgtcagtgtgggtttcatcGGGGTTTTCCAGTTTCCTTCCATCTctaaaggctcactcacaacccaccgtacgtgctactacgggcggtctacggtaaaattttttgcaaaaccgtgcttgagacttgcgcgacacttgcatgtgttcagcactgtagaaggtcgcagactggccgtggagacttttggtcctgcacctgcaaattctacgggtcttgcgacaaatcaagaacgcatacactacgtacaggACCCGTACTACACAAGTaccccacacttgctatttgtgtggcacccaagacagaagtacatctcactttctaccccatgtgtggCGTGCACACAGCGCACGTGACCCGCacacgacacgaggggcaagactctgggtatatatattagggaggaaccaaggaaccgatcatgtaacgtgcagcattgtagaagggaagatggCTGTCGCCATATTGTCGCAACGACTAAGGCAGTTGGACCCTTATAGacagatgatagaagctgaggagcagcatgAAGCAATATTGTTCTTCagctgaaagacagatgcagaatgctgcagacacgctggttttatacccactcctggcttgtgtcacacgcaagtcatgagtgattgGCACGTGCTAATCAcgtgtcacacatgcttcacaagtgcggcctgtACTCCTAGTGcaagaaactggtaaaatgcaagtcacacacactccacactcactgaacacacactgatcatgtgCGTCAGACACGCTTTCCACGAGCTAatggcacaatttttcccacacctcgaggaagtcaggcgtgcaacctgtacttgacaagtactttgcctgtactcctcccctaaactttcccccgggttcaccgcgaccctgcggcatgactgtgagctaccaaaccctgtgacccatacatgtccaaaacacttacggcgggttgtgagtgtggcataaGAAGCATGCTAATAGGTGGATTGACTACTAGGTATGAATgagtgtatgaatgtgtgtgctTGTATGGTGCCCTGAACCCCTTCCCCATCCCTGGTATATTCCCagctcacacccagtgttcccaggataagctCGAGAtgcactgtgaccctgaccaggatcaaCATGAATTCAGTCATGACAACTTTTAAAGGAAAGTGTTTATCTATTAAAAAGTGTGAAGCAGGATGACAATCATTAACATTATCATCACCATTATTCCATAAAACTCTGTGATTAGTCCTAAGCTATGATCAAATTCTGTTTCACAATACTTACGGACAAATTCCAGTCACAATGCATTGTGTTATTTTTTCAGTTGCACTAATCAacaacataaatatgacctgtaaATGGATTTTGGGCCCACTGTCTTTAAGGCTACAATACATGGAAAGAGAGAGGTTGTTTGatctttagttagttagtttaccTACAGGAAGCCATTCATGAGTAACAGATTAAGAGAAATTTACGTGCGAGCAGGTTTATCATCACAGCCCCAGTAACTGGCCAGCCAGCTCAGGTCCAGAAAATAAGACACAGGCTTTGTCTTCCGGTTGAAGATtttatagctgtcagaaatgggaGACAAGATATGATCCTTTCAGCTGAGTTTCATCAGAACATGTATGCTCAAATACAAGATGTCTCATCTCACCATGCTCGCTCACTGAAGGAGATTGGTGCAGTTCCTGGAGGTACGTTTAGGACCTTCTGAGAGCCAGTGTACAAAATGTCGATAGCTGCAAAATCCATAATGCACTTTTAAGTTTGGGAACCCACAAGGCATATATACAAGTTCATATGTACAGTAAGTTGCTATGAAGTACAGGTATACATAAAACACAGAGGAAATCAATATACACACTACTTCAttttacatgttgctttaatATACCTAGAATTTTTTTAACATAAAATGGCCCTTCAGAGAGTTCTTCTGGTGTAGTCTAGTTTAGTTTCTATCTTGTTAATGTTATCATAGTTTCTGTATTGTTTCCCGAGCTAAAACCTTAGATATTGTATTAGCAACAGTGGTAGCATACCTTCTCATAACCTTGCTGTAATTATTTGACTAGATTGGCTACAGTGAAAACCCTAACATATTAACACAATACACTTAGGCTAATGCAGAATATGTCAGTTTTATAAGACGTGCAAAAGGGTGTCTTTTAGTCCAGAAAATGAATATGGAGGTACCTATGTAATCTAGCTTGCTTTGCTGAAAGCAACTTCTGTCAAGATTTCTAACCAAAAGGGGACAATAGTGTGTGGCATTATTAAATATACCTTGCTTGTCCATGTAGATTGGACAACCTCCAAGTGCTGCAACAGAGTCAACCAAGAACAAACTACCATATCTGAGAGGCAAaagtaagtgcataaataagagaattacagtgAAATGCAAGGAGAAGGACTAAAGCAGACATGAAAAGGTTAATGAATGAACAGAACACGGCAGTCTTTTTTTCTTACTTGTGACAGAGTTCACCAATGCCGTCTATGGGGTGGACCACTCCTGTAGAAGACTCTCCATGTGTGAGGAAGAACATAACTGGCTTATATTTGACTAATGCCTGTGAACAAAACACTGACGTCATATATTTATCTCACAAATCTCAAACATATAGCATTTTAATACAGCATGCAGGCCTACTGCTATGGTGTTACCTGCTCTATTTCATTGTTTGTGAAGTACCTGCCAGCTGAGGTTACAATGGTGTTTACTTTGGCACCTGTTACACATCAAGAATTCCTCAAATGAGTACGAGTTAAGTTTAATAAATTATTTGAAATCCATAAACAATGACTAAATGCTGAATAAATGTTGTATTTTAAATTATTATCCTGTGATTAACAATTCAGTACCTATTCTCTGTGCGATTTCAGCAGCTCTCTCCCCCCAGATCCCGTTGACTGCAATGAGAACACTCTCTTCAGGCTCCACTGAGTTAAAGATAGCACACTCCATAGCAGCATGACCCGGCCCACTCACTGCCAGAGTCATGCGATTCTGAGTTTGAAACGCATACTGGATCCCACTCTTTATCTGATCCATAATCTAGGATATACATGAAAAAATAATGCCTCATTGTTAGACTAATTCAATTTGTAGGATGTACACTACTGTAACTTTTAATTCTCTGAAATGTCCAAAATTAAGTCCTCGAAGAATCTAGTAATTAGATATTCAAATCATAGTTTAATATATTGGCTATTGCTATAAAATCATTTGAGAGGTGTAgctactttgccaagccactttgctggaacaaGACCCAAACTATCACCTTCAGCTGAGATGAAATTGGTTCAGGTGGTCAGGAACAAccaaggaaccaccaaggcacaggtctgccatgaactagaagctgctggaacaccagtgtttttgtctacagtcaagcaagttttacatcaccatggtgaGAGACTTCTGTCCAACAAAgacgcccctgctccaaaatcaacaccttcaagctcaactaCAGTTTGCAGTTggacacatggacaaagaaaagccttctggaggaaagttttatgctcagatgagacaaagattgagttgtttgccacaatgaccagaggtgcagatgaacactgtaccaactgttaagcatggtggtgatagtatcatgctctggggctgttttgctgccagtggaactggtgcattgcacaaagagaatggaataatgaagtaggactacctcagaattcttcagcataacctcaaactacCAGAAACCTGGACCCAATTAAATGTtcaa
It includes:
- the LOC132885280 gene encoding alanine--glyoxylate aminotransferase-like isoform X3 — protein: MSSLSVPPPQCLSQTFAVPHRLLLGPGPSNMPARIVTAACQPMLGHLHPETIEIMDQIKSGIQYAFQTQNRMTLAVSGPGHAAMECAIFNSVEPEESVLIAVNGIWGERAAEIAQRIGAKVNTIVTSAGRYFTNNEIEQALVKYKPVMFFLTHGESSTGVVHPIDGIGELCHKYGSLFLVDSVAALGGCPIYMDKQAIDILYTGSQKVLNVPPGTAPISFSERACYKIFNRKTKPVSYFLDLSWLASYWGCDDKPARTYHHTGPITAFYSLREGLAILAEMGLEKSWKRHKDVAEYFHAGLEKMGLKLFVEEKKARLPTVTTIVAPPGYDWKEITGFVMKNHNIEISGGLGPSFGMVLRVGLMGCNSNKDHVDMILDALSDALKHCHKSKV